The genomic segment CGGTATGAATCACGTCATCGACCAAAATCACTTCGCGGTCTTTCAAGTTCAAAGGCCCGCCGTCGGCGGGCGCCAGGCGGCGCAACTCCTCGCCGGCACCATAGATTTCAATTTCGCCGAGTTCAACTTTTCGTTGGTGCCGCCGTTCGATCTCGGCGGCAATTTTTTGCCCCAGTTGAGAGCCGACGCTGCGCACGCCGAGAATCAGCAGCCGCTCGGGAGCGCGGCAGTCGCGCAAAATTTGCTCGCTCATTTGCCCCAGTGCTTGATTAATTTCCCCCTCGTCCATTAACGTCCGGCGCGGCCCGCTTTTGAACGGTTCGTAGCCCAGTTCTTCAGCTTCCTTGAGGGAATCGAAAATCGCCAGATGGTTTTGCTCCAACCAGCCGCGCAGCGTGTCGGCCAGAGAGCTATCGTAAGAACAGTAGCGCTTGCTCTGGACGTTGCCCACGTATTGGACCTTGAAGCGGTGATCGCAGTAGGTGCAGCCAAGAATCAAAGTACCGGTCTCGTCGACGAAAATCAGCTCGAAATGCTTGGCTGTCGACACCGCTTCGCGCAGCGTCACGCAATTTGGATTATGGCACTGCGGGCCGATCGGTTCGGGAGTTTCGTAGCTGCGCGATTGTTTTATAACCACGGGCTTACTCTCGCGCCGATCGAATAAAAACTTGAGCAGCGCCATGCGCACCGGCACGCCGTAGGCGGCCTGCTTGAAATAAATCCCGCGCCGGTCCTTGTCGAGTTCCGGCGACAGTTCGTCGACCCGCGGCAACGGATGCATGACAACCGTGTCCTGAAAACGTTTCTCGCGCAAAAACTCCGGACCGATGGTCGGATAGTTGCCGCTGGCGGCGCCCTCCGCCATCCGCTCCTTCTGCTTGCGGGTCATGTAAATGGCGTCGTAGCGCAGGCCGCTGGCGATGGAATTCAACTGCCCTTGAATCACTTGATCGACCTGGGTGAAGAGCGCCAACTGGTGCGGCTGCTTGGGGGTTAAATAAAGCGCGTCGGTTTCCGTCACC from the Deltaproteobacteria bacterium genome contains:
- a CDS encoding aspartate carbamoyltransferase catalytic subunit, which produces MRNLISIADLTNDEIEEIFALADDAQRLRRERPASGQIMATLFYEPSTRTRLSFESAMQRLGGTVISCSDMKSSSAVKGETLADTAKVVSAYADVLVVRHNWDGAVQAMAEHADVPVINAGDGGHEHPTQTLCDLYTLRQEKGQLKGLTVVVCGDLKNGRTIHSLVFALARFGANVVTLAANGMELPHYVIERLEREYDYALAPVASDDLKTVVTETDALYLTPKQPHQLALFTQVDQVIQGQLNSIASGLRYDAIYMTRKQKERMAEGAASGNYPTIGPEFLREKRFQDTVVMHPLPRVDELSPELDKDRRGIYFKQAAYGVPVRMALLKFLFDRRESKPVVIKQSRSYETPEPIGPQCHNPNCVTLREAVSTAKHFELIFVDETGTLILGCTYCDHRFKVQYVGNVQSKRYCSYDSSLADTLRGWLEQNHLAIFDSLKEAEELGYEPFKSGPRRTLMDEGEINQALGQMSEQILRDCRAPERLLILGVRSVGSQLGQKIAAEIERRHQRKVELGEIEIYGAGEELRRLAPADGGPLNLKDREVILVDDVIHTGRTVKSALSIIFRSGRPQSVRLAVLVDRGHREVPVKPNYVGKNIPSSEKDRVRVRLRGLDQTERDRVEIYSIIDAVAGAQLPVAGRKKRAAR